Proteins encoded by one window of Ralstonia sp. RRA:
- a CDS encoding MarR family transcriptional regulator, with protein sequence MMTIESTTWRNPSVQTTPSHADREILLLTNRLKKALWRTQELELERESLSVPQWLVLSGLAQNEGGTLTHFSRLLGYDAGSLSRVIHQLRLRKLVMTDRASQDRRNALLQLSDAGFALYQTIESRTAGLPPVLTTALGRRRMMVLGGLMERAIALLEVDAIPSKSEVLSP encoded by the coding sequence ATGATGACGATCGAATCGACGACATGGCGCAATCCGTCGGTGCAGACGACACCGTCGCATGCAGACCGCGAGATATTGCTCTTGACGAATCGCTTGAAGAAAGCCTTGTGGCGCACGCAGGAGCTTGAACTGGAAAGAGAAAGCCTGAGCGTGCCGCAATGGCTGGTTCTGTCGGGACTGGCGCAGAACGAGGGTGGGACGCTGACGCATTTCTCGCGGTTGCTCGGTTATGACGCGGGTTCGCTGTCGCGTGTCATCCACCAACTCAGGCTTCGAAAGCTGGTCATGACCGACAGGGCTTCTCAAGACCGACGCAACGCGCTGCTGCAACTCAGCGATGCGGGCTTCGCGCTTTACCAAACGATCGAATCCAGAACGGCTGGCCTGCCGCCGGTGCTGACCACGGCTTTGGGGCGCCGACGAATGATGGTCCTCGGAGGCTTGATGGAGCGGGCGATTGCCTTGCTGGAAGTCGACGCCATTCCATCGAAATCCGAGGTGCTTTCACCATGA
- a CDS encoding efflux transporter outer membrane subunit, whose amino-acid sequence MPVAYPHAAALETLNASRQPISLDTWWDGFKDPALTRIIQRALDQNLDLAASIARVDQARAAAAHAGAQLLPEGSVGANVSKQRQSTQSALGRLASALPGYDRDKTSYSVGGSASWEIDIAGGLRRGAEAADAELEAAEAGHVGVRILVAAEAADAYFRVRGAQDRIAIARQQETTSRQLLELVRLRLADGIGAERERAEAEAQLAQTRVTIPPLQIELETQLNRLDVLMGAQPGTYAAELDQPANSIVVPQIALAQGPANLLQRRPDVIAAERKLAASNARIGVATAEYYPKWSLSALLGFESLSAGKLFTAQAFQPTGLAGLRWRLFDFGRVDAEVAHAKGAYAEALADYRKSMLRATQDVEDALISLAQLDVQSRELATEIDAHARARNASEEAYKGGAVSLYEVLEQDRQLLAARDQQARVRTDNARAAVAAFRSLGGGWS is encoded by the coding sequence ATGCCGGTTGCTTATCCACATGCCGCGGCGCTGGAAACGTTGAACGCTTCGCGGCAACCGATTTCGCTCGATACGTGGTGGGATGGCTTCAAGGATCCGGCGCTCACGAGGATCATCCAGCGTGCTCTGGATCAGAACCTCGACCTCGCCGCCTCGATTGCACGGGTCGACCAGGCACGCGCCGCCGCAGCGCACGCGGGGGCACAGTTGCTGCCCGAAGGCAGCGTGGGTGCCAACGTAAGCAAGCAGCGCCAGTCCACGCAAAGCGCGCTGGGCCGTCTTGCAAGCGCGCTGCCGGGATACGACCGAGATAAGACGTCGTATTCGGTAGGGGGCAGTGCAAGTTGGGAGATCGACATTGCCGGCGGACTGAGGCGCGGTGCAGAAGCTGCCGATGCGGAACTGGAGGCGGCGGAAGCCGGCCACGTTGGCGTGCGGATCCTGGTTGCCGCCGAGGCTGCGGATGCCTATTTCCGTGTGCGTGGCGCTCAGGACAGGATCGCGATTGCACGCCAGCAGGAAACCACCAGCCGGCAACTTCTTGAATTGGTCCGTCTGCGCCTTGCAGATGGCATTGGCGCGGAACGTGAACGAGCGGAGGCGGAGGCCCAACTGGCCCAGACGCGCGTAACCATCCCGCCGCTCCAGATCGAATTGGAAACCCAGCTCAACCGGCTCGACGTACTGATGGGGGCCCAGCCGGGGACGTACGCTGCCGAGCTTGATCAACCCGCCAATTCCATCGTTGTCCCGCAGATTGCTTTGGCGCAGGGGCCAGCCAATCTGCTGCAGCGTCGCCCAGACGTGATTGCCGCGGAGCGCAAGCTCGCCGCGTCTAACGCCAGAATCGGCGTCGCGACCGCTGAGTACTACCCGAAGTGGTCGCTCTCCGCGTTGCTCGGCTTCGAAAGTTTGTCCGCCGGCAAGCTGTTCACCGCACAGGCCTTCCAGCCGACAGGCTTGGCTGGTTTGCGTTGGAGGCTATTTGACTTCGGGCGCGTGGATGCCGAAGTGGCGCACGCCAAGGGAGCCTACGCAGAAGCTTTGGCCGACTATCGCAAGTCCATGCTGCGCGCTACCCAGGATGTCGAAGACGCGTTGATCTCACTCGCCCAGCTGGATGTACAAAGCCGCGAGCTCGCTACCGAGATCGACGCACATGCACGCGCTCGCAACGCCTCTGAAGAGGCATACAAGGGCGGGGCGGTCAGCCTATATGAAGTGCTGGAACAGGATCGCCAGTTACTGGCTGCTCGCGATCAGCAAGCACGTGTGCGTACCGACAATGCCCGCGCCGCGGTGGCCGCCTTCCGTTCACTTGGTGGCGGATGGTCTTGA
- a CDS encoding helix-turn-helix domain-containing protein encodes MGHVGDSWTVLILREAFYGTTRFDDFQKRLGIAPNMLAQRLHRLVHDGMLARRQYNNHPPRSEYILTDLGREFRPVLLMLIAWGNQHFSPEGAMVQLVERASGRVVQPLVVDALTREPITIDDHRLAPGPAASEALRIQLERHSEDAHPTELALTELALSATEDL; translated from the coding sequence ATGGGACACGTTGGTGACAGTTGGACCGTGCTGATCCTGAGAGAGGCCTTCTACGGCACAACGCGCTTTGACGACTTCCAAAAGCGGCTGGGCATTGCGCCCAACATGCTGGCTCAGCGTTTGCATAGGCTCGTGCACGACGGCATGCTCGCCCGCCGCCAATACAACAATCACCCGCCGCGCTCCGAATACATCCTCACCGACCTCGGTCGTGAATTCCGGCCTGTCCTGCTGATGCTGATTGCGTGGGGCAACCAGCATTTCTCGCCGGAGGGCGCGATGGTCCAACTCGTGGAGCGCGCATCCGGACGCGTTGTTCAGCCCCTCGTCGTCGATGCGCTCACCCGCGAGCCCATCACCATTGACGACCACCGTCTCGCACCCGGACCAGCCGCCAGCGAAGCACTCCGCATTCAGCTTGAACGGCATTCGGAAGATGCCCACCCAACCGAACTCGCCCTAACCGAACTCGCCCTTTCGGCGACCGAAGACCTTTGA
- a CDS encoding HlyD family secretion protein, with product MTSTATAERVTSEPPAVKPKRARKPLLIRGGIALAALVALGYGYHWWTDARFVQSTDDAYVGGDVTLIAAKVPGYITEVAVTDNQQVHAGDVLVRIDNRDYRAALAKAEGAVAAQQALLANLDARQNLQLATIAEAKAAAAAVNADTVRARDDQVRYANLVAKSAVSIQSSQKADADYKQSVANGERAKAGVLAAERQLDVIATQKQQAQAALAQAIAERDLASINLGHTELVAPVDGTIGNRRARVGAFAAGGGQLLSIVPSKGLWIDANFKEGQLAKMKPGMRATIVADVLPGKIFHGRVDSLSPATGAQFSVLPPENATGNFTKIVQRVPVRIVLDAEDAKLGVLRPGLSVEAEIDTHAVEQVKS from the coding sequence ATGACCAGCACCGCAACCGCCGAACGCGTCACGTCCGAGCCCCCGGCCGTCAAACCGAAGCGCGCCAGGAAACCACTGCTCATCCGCGGAGGCATTGCCCTAGCGGCGCTTGTCGCTCTGGGTTATGGCTATCACTGGTGGACCGATGCGCGATTCGTCCAGAGCACTGACGACGCCTATGTGGGCGGCGACGTGACGTTGATCGCAGCGAAAGTACCCGGCTATATCACCGAGGTTGCCGTGACCGACAACCAGCAAGTCCATGCCGGCGATGTGTTGGTACGCATCGACAACCGCGACTATCGCGCCGCACTGGCGAAGGCAGAGGGGGCCGTGGCGGCCCAGCAGGCACTGCTCGCCAATCTGGACGCGCGCCAGAATCTGCAGCTAGCAACGATTGCGGAAGCCAAGGCTGCCGCAGCGGCGGTCAACGCAGATACGGTGCGAGCCCGCGACGATCAAGTGCGTTACGCCAACCTGGTCGCCAAATCGGCCGTGTCGATCCAGAGTTCGCAGAAGGCCGATGCTGACTACAAGCAATCGGTGGCCAATGGTGAAAGGGCCAAGGCTGGTGTGCTGGCTGCCGAGCGCCAACTGGACGTCATTGCCACGCAAAAACAGCAAGCCCAGGCCGCGCTGGCCCAGGCCATTGCCGAGCGGGATCTCGCCAGCATCAACCTCGGCCACACGGAACTCGTCGCTCCGGTTGACGGCACCATTGGGAACCGGCGGGCACGCGTTGGCGCATTTGCCGCAGGTGGCGGTCAACTGCTGTCGATCGTGCCCTCCAAAGGCCTCTGGATCGACGCGAACTTCAAGGAAGGCCAACTGGCAAAAATGAAGCCCGGGATGCGGGCCACCATCGTCGCCGACGTATTGCCGGGCAAGATCTTCCATGGTCGCGTTGACAGTCTTTCCCCCGCCACCGGCGCGCAGTTCAGCGTGCTGCCGCCGGAAAACGCCACCGGCAACTTCACCAAGATTGTTCAGCGCGTGCCAGTCCGCATCGTCCTCGATGCGGAAGACGCCAAGCTCGGCGTTCTTCGCCCCGGCCTGTCCGTAGAAGCTGAAATCGATACGCATGCGGTTGAACAGGTGAAATCATGA